A single region of the Streptomyces sp. ITFR-16 genome encodes:
- a CDS encoding DNA-3-methyladenine glycosylase, protein MIDGPDRTPLKRDFFDRPVLEVAPDLLGRTLVRSTPDGPIELRLTEVEAYAGEIDPGSHAFRGRTPRNDVMFGPPGHAYVYFTYGMWHCLNLVCGPEGMASGVLLRAGHIFEGAELTRKRRLSAHHDRELAKGPARLATALDVDRALNGVDAIAHPGAVLSVLRGTPPPPDLVRSGPRTGVGGDGATHPWRFRIDEDPTVSPYRAHVPRRRST, encoded by the coding sequence ATGATCGATGGCCCGGACCGTACGCCGCTGAAGCGGGACTTCTTCGACCGCCCGGTGCTCGAGGTGGCACCGGATCTCCTCGGCCGCACGCTGGTACGCAGCACACCGGACGGCCCGATCGAGCTGCGCCTCACCGAGGTCGAGGCGTACGCGGGGGAGATCGACCCGGGATCGCACGCCTTCCGGGGCCGCACCCCGCGCAACGACGTCATGTTCGGACCGCCCGGTCACGCGTACGTCTACTTCACCTACGGGATGTGGCACTGCCTCAATCTGGTGTGCGGCCCCGAGGGCATGGCGAGCGGGGTCCTGCTCCGGGCGGGCCATATCTTCGAGGGCGCCGAGCTCACCCGTAAACGTCGACTTTCGGCCCACCATGACCGAGAACTGGCCAAAGGGCCGGCCCGTCTCGCGACCGCCCTCGATGTCGACCGGGCACTGAACGGCGTCGACGCCATCGCGCACCCGGGTGCCGTCCTCTCCGTACTGCGGGGCACTCCGCCCCCGCCCGACCTGGTGCGCAGTGGTCCGCGCACCGGAGTGGGGGGCGACGGGGCCACTCATCCCTGGCGCTTCAGGATCGACGAGGACCCGACGGTGAGCCCCTACCGGGCCCATGTGCCGCGCCGGAGGTCAACTTGA
- a CDS encoding sporulation protein: MGFKRLLASMGAGGASVETELTELNVVPGGVVQGEVRIQGGSVDQQIEGLSVGLQARVEVEGQDQETKQDIEFTKLRLGGALEVRAGAVHVVPFGLEIPWETPITTFAGQHLRGMNIGVTTELEIARALDSGDLDPINVHPLPAQEAILDAFGQLGFGFRSADMERGHIRGTRQRLPFYQEIEFFPPSQYRGLNQVELTFVADDREMDVVLEMDKKPGLFSEGSDSYRAFKVGLHNFHETDWAAYLNQWLSQVGGQRNWL; this comes from the coding sequence ATGGGCTTCAAGCGGCTGCTCGCGAGCATGGGTGCCGGTGGCGCCTCGGTGGAGACGGAGCTCACCGAGCTCAACGTCGTACCGGGTGGGGTCGTGCAGGGCGAGGTGCGGATCCAGGGCGGATCCGTGGACCAGCAGATCGAGGGGCTGTCCGTCGGACTGCAGGCCCGGGTCGAGGTCGAGGGCCAGGACCAGGAGACCAAGCAGGACATCGAGTTCACCAAGCTGCGGCTGGGCGGGGCGCTCGAGGTGCGGGCCGGAGCGGTGCACGTCGTGCCGTTCGGGCTGGAGATCCCGTGGGAGACGCCGATCACGACGTTCGCGGGGCAGCACCTGCGCGGCATGAACATCGGTGTGACCACGGAGCTGGAGATCGCGCGGGCGCTGGACTCGGGCGACCTGGACCCCATCAACGTGCACCCGCTGCCGGCGCAGGAGGCCATCCTGGACGCCTTCGGGCAGCTGGGCTTCGGCTTCCGCAGCGCGGACATGGAGCGCGGTCACATCCGCGGCACCCGTCAGCGGCTGCCGTTCTACCAGGAGATCGAGTTCTTCCCGCCGTCGCAGTACCGGGGGCTGAACCAGGTCGAGCTGACCTTCGTGGCGGACGACCGCGAGATGGACGTCGTCCTGGAGATGGACAAGAAGCCGGGTCTCTTCAGCGAGGGCAGCGACTCCTACCGCGCTTTCAAGGTGGGGCTGCACAACTTCCACGAGACCGACTGGGCGGCTTATTTGAACCAGTGGCTTTCGCAGGTCGGTGGTCAGCGCAACTGGCTCTAG